One window from the genome of bacterium encodes:
- the pilM gene encoding pilus assembly protein PilM, with amino-acid sequence MFNPLDFIFKKRVTSVLGIDIGTSSIKIVELRRESNSHFNLLNYAVLAPKRSPGDESVRGLLFDLEEARIAQYIKFLIKESGFTTDTAVMSLPIFSTFVTIMEMPILDEKAMANAVPLQAREYIPIPISEVVLDWKIVETTKKSDLTRAEPALPNSLTDQSPRTQNVGGAMTMEEKNASTQSQKETPSFSPKHQGTKVLLMAAPRDMVQKYVRIAQLSELTLMGLEIESFALARAGALDEKTAVLLLDMGAFSSSIAVFDEGSLRIAHHVGIASSDFTRACSRALGTDMERAESYKQTFGLYASGGEKEIVTAYLPLLEALAREVERVMSAYWKTSSRQITRLILSGNTALLRGLDEYFASRLRLSVQTVSPFSHISLPKDLVPVSGLIGPELANAAGLAMKEI; translated from the coding sequence ATGTTCAATCCACTTGATTTCATATTCAAGAAACGCGTTACATCGGTGCTCGGCATTGATATTGGCACGTCATCAATTAAGATCGTGGAGCTCCGGCGGGAATCCAATAGCCATTTCAATCTTTTAAATTACGCGGTGCTGGCTCCAAAACGCTCGCCGGGAGATGAAAGTGTCCGAGGTCTTCTATTTGATCTGGAAGAAGCCCGAATAGCGCAGTACATAAAATTTCTCATAAAAGAATCCGGGTTCACAACCGATACCGCGGTCATGTCTCTGCCAATTTTTTCAACGTTCGTGACCATTATGGAAATGCCGATTCTTGACGAGAAGGCGATGGCAAATGCAGTTCCGCTCCAGGCGCGCGAGTATATACCCATTCCCATCTCCGAGGTGGTCCTTGATTGGAAGATCGTAGAGACAACAAAAAAATCCGATCTTACCCGGGCAGAACCCGCTCTACCCAATTCTCTTACGGACCAATCTCCAAGGACGCAGAATGTCGGTGGCGCGATGACAATGGAAGAAAAGAACGCGTCAACACAGTCTCAAAAAGAAACACCGTCTTTTAGCCCGAAGCACCAAGGCACCAAGGTTTTACTTATGGCAGCTCCGCGGGACATGGTGCAGAAATATGTGCGCATCGCCCAATTGTCGGAACTTACGTTGATGGGTCTTGAAATAGAATCTTTTGCTCTTGCGCGCGCCGGAGCTCTGGATGAAAAGACGGCAGTTCTCCTGCTCGATATGGGCGCATTTTCTTCGAGTATTGCGGTTTTTGACGAAGGATCTTTGCGCATCGCCCATCATGTCGGCATCGCATCGAGCGATTTTACCCGGGCATGCTCCCGGGCTTTGGGAACGGATATGGAGCGGGCGGAAAGTTACAAGCAGACCTTCGGGCTTTATGCAAGCGGCGGAGAAAAAGAAATAGTCACCGCATACTTGCCGTTGCTTGAAGCTCTTGCGCGTGAAGTCGAGCGGGTGATGTCTGCATATTGGAAAACAAGTTCCAGGCAGATAACCCGCCTGATCCTTTCGGGAAACACCGCACTACTTAGGGGACTTGATGAGTATTTCGCATCCCGCCTTCGCCTGTCCGTGCAAACGGTTAGCCCTTTTTCCCACATTTCGCTTCCTAAAGATCTTGTTCCCGTCTCCGGGCTTATCGGTCCCGAGCTTGCCAATGCCGCAGGGCTTGCAATGAAGGAAATATAA